From the Chloroflexus aurantiacus J-10-fl genome, one window contains:
- a CDS encoding energy-coupling factor ABC transporter ATP-binding protein, with product MTAALTFAAVSYRFTGNPTPALHRVSLSIDPGRRIAVLGRNGAGKSTLLLLAAGILRPQEGQIRLGDTPISYSRSGLRHLRRHVGLVMQSPDEQLFSASVWQDISFGPLNLGLSPAEARRAVHEAAALCDVSDLLDRPTHALSGGQKARVALAGVLAMRPQYLLVDEATSGLDRWARRQIVQVFDRLAAQGKTVVLATHDLALARRWADLVIVLDAGSVAAVGTPARVFADETLRHLIAPAEDWHDDW from the coding sequence ATGACAGCAGCGCTGACGTTTGCAGCGGTATCGTACCGCTTCACCGGTAACCCGACACCGGCACTTCACCGGGTATCGCTCTCGATTGACCCCGGTCGGCGGATTGCTGTCCTGGGGCGCAACGGCGCCGGCAAAAGTACGCTGCTCTTGCTGGCCGCCGGCATCTTGCGCCCCCAAGAAGGGCAGATTCGCCTGGGCGACACGCCGATCAGCTACTCACGTTCGGGATTGCGGCACCTGCGCCGGCATGTTGGCCTGGTCATGCAATCACCTGATGAACAACTCTTCAGTGCCAGTGTCTGGCAAGACATCAGTTTTGGGCCACTCAATCTTGGTCTTAGCCCTGCCGAAGCCCGGCGCGCCGTCCACGAAGCGGCTGCGTTGTGTGATGTGAGCGATCTGCTCGACCGACCCACCCATGCGTTGAGTGGGGGGCAGAAAGCACGAGTGGCACTTGCCGGCGTATTGGCCATGCGACCACAGTATCTGCTGGTTGATGAGGCAACATCAGGATTAGATCGCTGGGCACGCCGACAGATCGTACAGGTATTTGATCGACTGGCTGCGCAGGGCAAGACGGTCGTACTGGCGACGCACGATCTGGCGCTTGCCCGCCGCTGGGCCGATTTGGTGATAGTTTTGGATGCGGGTAGCGTGGCAGCCGTGGGAACGCCGGCGCGTGTGTTTGCTGATGAGACCCTGCGTCACCTGATTGCACCGGCAGAGGACTGGCATGATGATTGGTGA
- the cbiQ gene encoding cobalt ECF transporter T component CbiQ, translated as MAAGDARIGDMLRVIDRYAFSNRLRNVDPAQKSGIALATILLCLLLDRPLVGWIATVWMVGIMAGYARIPLHVVIAVLTTESVFLVLSVVGIAVSVGFEASEAALRLGPLWIGFHHAALPLALQVFSRALGCTAALNFLVLTTPLVDLIELMHRLRVPALLVEVMMLSYRAIFVLLDTLEQMVTAQTARLGYTSWQSTLRSSALIGSRLFVIAYQRSQALEQALIGRGFDGDVRVLPLSYRTEQTLWLIGILIFVSLFLARWWS; from the coding sequence ATGGCCGCCGGCGACGCCCGGATCGGTGACATGCTACGGGTGATTGATCGCTATGCGTTTAGCAACCGGCTACGCAATGTTGATCCGGCTCAGAAGAGCGGGATCGCTCTGGCAACGATCCTGCTTTGCTTGCTGCTGGATCGCCCACTGGTCGGTTGGATTGCCACGGTCTGGATGGTTGGGATCATGGCCGGCTATGCGCGAATACCTTTGCACGTCGTGATTGCTGTACTGACAACCGAGAGCGTCTTTCTCGTTCTCTCGGTTGTCGGTATCGCGGTGAGCGTCGGTTTTGAAGCATCAGAAGCGGCACTCCGGTTGGGGCCGTTGTGGATAGGCTTTCATCACGCAGCGCTCCCTCTCGCGCTCCAGGTGTTTAGTCGGGCACTGGGGTGTACCGCCGCTCTCAACTTTCTGGTCTTAACGACACCGCTCGTCGATCTGATCGAGCTGATGCATCGGTTGCGCGTGCCAGCACTCCTGGTTGAAGTTATGATGCTGAGTTATCGGGCGATTTTTGTGCTCCTCGACACTCTTGAACAGATGGTCACTGCGCAAACTGCACGCCTTGGCTATACCTCGTGGCAGTCAACACTGCGCAGTTCAGCGCTGATCGGCAGTCGCTTGTTTGTCATCGCCTACCAGCGGAGTCAGGCGCTCGAACAAGCTCTGATCGGGCGTGGCTTCGATGGCGATGTGCGCGTACTACCACTATCGTACCGGACTGAACAAACCCTCTGGCTGATCGGTATCCTGATCTTCGTTAGCCTCTTTCTGGCAAGGTGGTGGTCATGA